In Thermoanaerobacterium xylanolyticum LX-11, the genomic window TATGTGCCAGTCGTAACAATACAAGATCTGCAAAGATACCTTGCACCTGTCTTTGTAATAACACTTTTAACTTGTCCATCTTCCACTTCTATATCTACAACTTCTGCCTGTTTTATGTCTAAATTCTCCTGTTTCTCCAGCGTGTACTTCATATTAAATTGATACCTTTTTTTATCCGACTGTGCCCTTAAAGCCCTTACAGCAGGGCCTTTGCTAGTATTCAAAGTCCTCTGTTGTATCAATGTTAAATCGGTATTTATGGCCATCTGGCCACCGAGTGCATCAATCTCCCTCACAAGATTAGTCTTAGCCGGACCTCCTATCGAAGGATTACACGGCATCAAAGCAATAGAATCTAAATTTATAGCAAAAGCGACTGTCTTTAAGCCAAGTCTTGCAGTGGCTAAAGCTGCCTCACATCCAGCATGGCCTAAACCTATTACAGCTACGTCATATACACCTGCATCGTATACCATCCTTACACCTACTTTCCAACACAAAATCTCTCAAATATTTCATTAATTAAATCCTCATTTGCAGTTTCACCAGTTATCAAACCCAAATGATCTATTGCAGCATTTAAGTCAATCGATACAAAATCCTCCGTAAGACCACTTTCTATCGTTCTAAGGCACGACAGCAAATTTTCTTTCGCTTTAATTAAAGCATCCTTGTGTCTCATGTTTGTCAGCAAAAACTCATCGTGCGATAAACCATCAACCATAACTATGTTGTATACAGTATTTTCTAATATATCTAATCCTTCCTTTGTGAAAGATGACAGTTTCACATATTTTCCACCTGATAATTTATCGACTTCATCAATGTCAATTGCAGAAGGCAAATCGATCTTATTTAAAATGTACAAGACTTTCTTATTCTCTATTAGTTTAAGTATATCATAGTCATCTTTCTCCAAAGGGCGTGAACTATCAAAGATAAACATTATCAAATCAGCCTTATCTATAGCTTCCCTGCTTCTTTCAACGCCGATTCTCTCCACGATCTCATCAGTCTGCCTTATGCCTGCTGTATCTATAAGATTTATAGGTATGCCTTTTATGCTTAAATGTTCTTCGATGATGTCTCGTGTTGTACCTGGTATATCTGTCACAATTGCTCTGTTTTCATTTAACAATGCGTTTAAAAGCGACGATTTACCCACATTAGGCTTCCCAATTATTGCTGTGTTAAGCCCTTCCCTTATGATTCTACCTTTTTCAGATGTTTTAAGTATCTCATCAATATCGCTGATTGATTTATTAATACCATCTATAAGTTCATCATCATTAAATAGCTCCACATCTTCTTCAGGAAAATCCATAAGTGCAAATATATGTGCAATAAGCGCCACAAGATCATTTTTTATCTTTGTGATTTTGTCCTTGACACTGCCTTTTAGCTGCATCAAAGCGTATTTATTAGAAAGGTCTGTCTTAGATCTAATTATGTCTATGACAGCTTCCGCCTGTGATATATCCAATCTTCCGTTTAAAAAAGCCCTTTTTGTAAATTCACCAGGTTCGGCAAGCCTTGCGCCATTTCTGAGTACAAGTTCCAAAATTCTTTTAGCAGGAATATAACCACCATGGCAGTTTATCTCTACCACATCTTCTTTAGTGTAAGTATGTGGACTCTTCATGACATTTACCAAAACTTCATCGTATATCTCGTCATTTTTCCTATCGTATATAAACCCGTAATGAACCGTATGGCTCTTTACACTGTTTAAATCTATATTTCTTTTTGCTTTAAAAATTGAAGAAGCTATCTTTACAGCATCGTTGCCGCTTATCCTTATGATGGAAATACCACCTTCACCTATTGGAGTTGAAATTGCAGCAATTGTATCATCTATCATATTAACCACCAAACTTTCAAATCTTTAGTATGATAATATAACACCAATTGTTATTTTACAATAAGGTAAAAGAAAAAATACCCTTTTGGGTATCCATTACTTCAAAGATATTGTCACTCTCCTATTTGGTTCATCGCCTTCGCTGAATGTCTCTATATCAGGATCATCTTGCAAAGCCAGATGAATTATTCTCCTTTCATTGGCATTCATAGGCTCTAATGTAATGCTTCTGTTTTCCTGCTTTACCTTCCTGGCAATCTTGTTTGCCAAATTTATAAGTATCTTCTCTCTTTTTTCACGATAATTTTCCGCATCCAATAAAACCTTTTTGTGTAT contains:
- the mnmE gene encoding tRNA uridine-5-carboxymethylaminomethyl(34) synthesis GTPase MnmE; the encoded protein is MIDDTIAAISTPIGEGGISIIRISGNDAVKIASSIFKAKRNIDLNSVKSHTVHYGFIYDRKNDEIYDEVLVNVMKSPHTYTKEDVVEINCHGGYIPAKRILELVLRNGARLAEPGEFTKRAFLNGRLDISQAEAVIDIIRSKTDLSNKYALMQLKGSVKDKITKIKNDLVALIAHIFALMDFPEEDVELFNDDELIDGINKSISDIDEILKTSEKGRIIREGLNTAIIGKPNVGKSSLLNALLNENRAIVTDIPGTTRDIIEEHLSIKGIPINLIDTAGIRQTDEIVERIGVERSREAIDKADLIMFIFDSSRPLEKDDYDILKLIENKKVLYILNKIDLPSAIDIDEVDKLSGGKYVKLSSFTKEGLDILENTVYNIVMVDGLSHDEFLLTNMRHKDALIKAKENLLSCLRTIESGLTEDFVSIDLNAAIDHLGLITGETANEDLINEIFERFCVGK